A single genomic interval of Zobellia nedashkovskayae harbors:
- the pafA gene encoding alkaline phosphatase PafA, with the protein MCKNYFILFFSVFTIAFLPSNSFGQKKSKEQIEAPLKTNPKLVVGIIVDQMRYDYITRFWDQYGDDGFKRLVNEGFNCKNNHYNYAPTSTGPGHTSVYTGTTPAVHGIIGNDWYDKTTETDVYCAGDPAYNSVGTTSDAGKMSPHRMAVTTITDELRLHTQMRGKTIAIALKDRGAILPGGHTANGAYWFSNGSWITSSYYMDKLPNWVEKLNTEKSFDVYKKPWKTLKNLKDYVESGVDYNAYEGLFKGEKSSVFPHNIPKLWDENGKYEMLKATPFGNSMTADFAIVALEAEQLGSDDITDFLAVSFSSTDYVGHKFGVNSKEVQDTYLRLDQDLERLFKELDRKVGKGEYTVFLTADHAAIDVPAYLKDQKIPAGYIDWESMKANFTQFLQFNYGTTDIVKNFSNYQYFLDHKIIKNLDLSVQEVQEAIAKELLTYKGIDRTYTAYQMWQNDYTHGIPYILQNGYNQKHSGDVLVVLSPGIISYPKTGSTHGSPQIYDTHVPLLFYGAGIKHGSTVERTEIDDVAPTVSSLLGIAFPSGATGSPIVQVLE; encoded by the coding sequence ATGTGCAAGAATTATTTCATCTTATTTTTCTCAGTATTTACAATCGCTTTTTTACCTTCCAATTCCTTCGGTCAGAAAAAATCTAAAGAACAAATTGAAGCACCTTTAAAAACCAATCCAAAACTGGTAGTTGGTATAATTGTGGATCAAATGAGGTATGATTACATCACCCGTTTTTGGGATCAATATGGTGATGATGGGTTTAAACGTTTGGTGAACGAAGGATTTAACTGTAAGAACAATCATTATAACTATGCACCTACGAGTACTGGGCCTGGTCACACATCTGTATACACGGGTACAACGCCAGCCGTGCACGGTATAATTGGTAATGATTGGTACGATAAAACTACGGAGACTGACGTGTACTGCGCCGGGGACCCTGCTTACAATTCGGTAGGAACTACTTCTGACGCGGGAAAAATGTCGCCTCACAGAATGGCTGTAACCACTATAACGGACGAACTTAGATTGCATACGCAAATGAGGGGTAAAACTATTGCTATTGCTCTAAAAGATAGGGGAGCTATATTGCCTGGTGGTCATACGGCTAACGGAGCTTATTGGTTTAGTAATGGTTCGTGGATTACGAGTTCTTACTATATGGATAAATTGCCTAATTGGGTTGAAAAATTAAATACGGAAAAATCGTTCGATGTATATAAAAAGCCTTGGAAGACTTTGAAGAACCTAAAAGATTATGTTGAAAGTGGTGTTGATTATAATGCTTATGAAGGTTTGTTTAAAGGAGAGAAGTCTTCTGTTTTTCCTCATAACATACCAAAACTTTGGGACGAGAATGGAAAATACGAGATGCTAAAAGCAACACCTTTTGGTAATAGTATGACAGCAGATTTCGCTATAGTTGCATTGGAAGCTGAGCAGCTGGGTTCTGATGATATAACTGATTTCTTGGCAGTTAGTTTTTCTAGTACAGATTACGTAGGTCATAAATTTGGTGTTAATTCTAAAGAAGTACAGGATACGTATTTACGATTAGATCAAGACTTGGAACGCCTCTTTAAAGAGTTGGACCGTAAAGTAGGCAAAGGGGAGTATACGGTGTTTTTGACAGCAGATCATGCTGCAATAGATGTTCCTGCATATCTTAAGGATCAAAAAATACCCGCCGGTTATATTGATTGGGAAAGTATGAAAGCTAATTTTACCCAGTTTTTGCAGTTTAATTATGGTACGACAGATATCGTTAAGAATTTTTCTAATTACCAATATTTCTTAGATCATAAAATCATTAAGAATTTAGATTTAAGTGTTCAAGAGGTTCAGGAAGCTATAGCTAAGGAACTGTTGACCTATAAAGGAATAGACCGGACATATACAGCTTACCAAATGTGGCAGAATGATTATACACATGGTATTCCTTATATTCTTCAAAATGGCTATAACCAAAAACATTCAGGAGATGTATTGGTAGTATTATCTCCTGGTATTATTTCTTACCCTAAAACAGGTTCTACCCACGGTTCTCCACAGATTTATGATACACATGTTCCGTTGCTTTTTTATGGAGCGGGAATTAAACATGGAAGCACAGTAGAGAGAACTGAAATAGATGACGTAGCGCCTACGGTTTCCTCATTATTAGGAATTGCATTTCCAAGCGGTGCTACAGGAAGTCCTATAGTTCAGGTGCTAGAATAA
- a CDS encoding SDR family NAD(P)-dependent oxidoreductase has protein sequence MANVIITGSSRGIGFELAQLFANDGHKVLALSRNDKPISELGHKNIFSFPFDLGNPSDFKKMEDFVDENFKTVDLLINNAGRLLNKPFLETIVEEFEAVYKVNVFGVAEMTRRVTPKMPKDGHVITISSMGGVQGSVKFPGLSAYSSSKGAVITLTELWAEEFKETGPSFNVLALGAVQTEMLEEAFPGYEAPTTALQMAQYIKNFALTGHQFYNGKLLQVSNSTP, from the coding sequence ATGGCAAATGTTATCATAACGGGGTCAAGCAGAGGTATAGGTTTTGAACTAGCCCAATTGTTTGCTAATGACGGTCATAAAGTTTTGGCTTTATCGCGTAACGACAAACCTATTTCCGAATTAGGCCACAAGAATATTTTCAGTTTTCCTTTTGATCTTGGCAATCCTTCTGATTTTAAGAAGATGGAAGATTTTGTTGATGAAAATTTTAAAACCGTAGACTTGCTTATTAATAATGCAGGAAGGTTATTGAACAAACCTTTTCTAGAAACTATAGTTGAGGAGTTCGAGGCCGTTTATAAAGTAAACGTATTTGGGGTTGCGGAAATGACAAGAAGAGTTACTCCTAAAATGCCTAAAGATGGGCATGTCATAACTATTAGTTCTATGGGCGGGGTTCAAGGTAGCGTTAAGTTTCCTGGCCTGTCTGCTTACAGTTCTAGTAAAGGAGCTGTTATTACACTAACAGAACTTTGGGCGGAAGAATTCAAAGAAACCGGACCTTCATTTAACGTGTTGGCATTAGGGGCGGTACAGACCGAGATGTTAGAAGAAGCGTTCCCGGGTTATGAAGCCCCGACTACTGCTTTGCAAATGGCTCAATATATCAAAAACTTTGCGCTAACGGGGCATCAGTTTTACAACGGCAAACTTCTGCAGGTTAGCAATAGTACGCCATAG
- a CDS encoding MlaE family ABC transporter permease — protein sequence MKHLASIGRYAIMIKEVFKKPTKWRIMKALILKEIDELIFGSLGIIIFISFFIGAVITIQTALNLTNPIIPKYLIGFTARQSLILEFSPTFVSIVMAGKVGSYITSSIGSMRVTEQIDALDVMGVNALNYLVFPKIIAMLFYPFAIAISMFVGISGGWIAGVFGGFLTSADFVEGLQLDFSPFQVTYAFIKTLIFAFVLATVPSYHGFYMKGGALEVGKASTTAFVWTSVVIIVSNYILTQLLLGQ from the coding sequence ATGAAACACCTAGCATCGATTGGCAGATATGCCATTATGATAAAAGAGGTCTTTAAGAAACCTACAAAATGGCGCATTATGAAAGCGCTCATTTTGAAAGAAATAGACGAACTCATCTTTGGATCACTGGGTATCATTATTTTTATTTCGTTCTTTATAGGAGCGGTAATAACAATACAGACCGCTTTGAACCTTACCAACCCAATAATTCCAAAATATCTTATTGGTTTTACTGCTAGACAATCATTGATTTTAGAATTTTCACCAACCTTTGTGTCCATCGTCATGGCTGGTAAAGTGGGGTCTTACATTACCTCAAGCATAGGATCAATGCGTGTGACCGAACAAATAGACGCCCTAGATGTGATGGGTGTAAATGCGCTCAACTACCTGGTCTTTCCTAAGATTATTGCCATGCTTTTCTATCCGTTTGCCATAGCCATCTCAATGTTCGTTGGTATTTCTGGAGGATGGATTGCAGGAGTCTTTGGTGGATTTCTTACCAGTGCCGACTTTGTTGAAGGCCTTCAATTAGATTTTTCCCCATTTCAAGTCACCTATGCTTTTATAAAAACTCTAATATTCGCATTTGTTTTGGCTACGGTACCTTCCTATCATGGTTTTTATATGAAAGGTGGGGCATTAGAAGTGGGTAAGGCCAGTACAACTGCTTTCGTATGGACGAGCGTAGTAATAATTGTATCGAACTACATACTCACTCAACTCTTATTAGGCCAATGA
- the eutB gene encoding ethanolamine ammonia-lyase subunit EutB has protein sequence MGSISRKQFLTRMGLLGASAAFLSQNQLYGQLTSVTPNISVTLSEVHKGESIFEYIKRLNGDYNITLHRQIIGAANEFKEGDLSLGVAAADSISRMRAKTLLGNTKINELNDISVYQDGITDIIGSSTERNRKVDNFTMNQLKSFILKKSESEIKRIMPALQSDIIGCLVKLMTNEELIQVGQKVFNPLPKSNIGSKGYLSARIQPNSPTDNEEDILWQVFDAWSYGVGDLVLGTNPVSSEIESVANIEKTLYEVLSVFKLEETLPNCVLSHIDVQAEVEKLYPGTTGIWFQSLAGTVDANTTFDVSIEKMQQHVANRTKQFGLYAETGQGADFTNGHGKGFDMVLHEARKYGFIRALKAQVKNSKPKEDTPWFLVNDVAGFIGPEVFKTKEQLVRCCLEDTVMGKLHGLTIGLDICSTLHMDVSLEDLDWCISQIMPANPAYLMALPTKNDPMLSYLTTSFSDHIRIREQFGYKVNDAMWDFFKEIEIIDSNNKPTKHFGDPLWVFYKYCKAKGDKRSMLDIYDEGKTTMHNIRQRGIPLAEGYGKNIYDLEPELEREVRLLYEDAKISLWTEITPDFMATVPEAIAITTNSTDRKDYVYHPESGEILAETAIRRLENLRISWAEQIPDIQFIISDGLNPRALMDDGHLIPYIDSLKTTLKNSGYSVSSKNIVIKHGRVRAGYACGEILFGKRNTSESKGIVHIIGERPGSGHHNFSAYLTTAPTSTWTNSGTVDHNISKVVSGISDTSLTPKIAAKQTKTILDRMFTVI, from the coding sequence ATGGGCAGTATTAGCAGAAAGCAATTCTTAACGAGAATGGGTTTACTCGGGGCTTCAGCAGCATTTTTAAGTCAAAATCAACTATATGGCCAACTTACTTCAGTAACACCAAACATAAGTGTAACGCTTTCAGAAGTACATAAAGGTGAATCTATTTTTGAATATATAAAGCGTCTAAACGGTGATTATAACATCACATTGCATAGACAAATTATAGGAGCCGCTAATGAGTTCAAAGAAGGAGACTTAAGTTTAGGTGTAGCGGCCGCTGACTCAATTTCTCGAATGAGAGCAAAAACTTTACTTGGCAATACAAAAATTAATGAGCTAAATGATATATCGGTCTATCAAGATGGCATTACGGATATAATCGGTTCATCTACAGAAAGAAATCGCAAAGTCGATAACTTTACAATGAACCAATTAAAATCATTCATCTTAAAAAAATCTGAAAGTGAAATTAAAAGAATAATGCCAGCACTTCAAAGTGACATTATCGGCTGCTTAGTAAAATTAATGACCAACGAAGAGCTGATACAGGTTGGTCAAAAGGTATTTAACCCTCTGCCAAAAAGTAACATTGGAAGCAAAGGCTACTTGAGTGCTCGAATTCAACCAAACTCACCTACCGATAACGAAGAAGACATTCTCTGGCAAGTATTTGACGCATGGTCTTATGGTGTAGGTGACCTAGTATTAGGCACCAACCCAGTATCAAGTGAAATAGAATCGGTTGCAAACATCGAAAAGACCTTATATGAAGTTTTAAGTGTTTTTAAACTTGAAGAAACATTACCTAATTGCGTACTATCTCATATAGACGTTCAAGCAGAAGTAGAAAAACTATACCCTGGTACCACGGGCATTTGGTTTCAAAGTCTAGCAGGTACTGTAGATGCTAACACCACTTTTGACGTTAGTATTGAAAAAATGCAACAACATGTCGCAAATCGAACTAAACAATTTGGACTATATGCCGAAACCGGACAAGGAGCAGATTTCACGAATGGCCATGGAAAAGGTTTTGACATGGTGTTGCACGAAGCACGTAAATACGGATTCATAAGAGCATTAAAAGCTCAGGTCAAAAATAGCAAACCTAAAGAAGACACTCCTTGGTTTCTTGTAAATGATGTAGCTGGGTTTATAGGACCTGAGGTTTTCAAGACAAAAGAACAGTTAGTTCGATGTTGTCTTGAAGATACGGTCATGGGTAAACTTCATGGTCTCACCATTGGTTTGGACATTTGCTCAACATTACATATGGATGTTAGCCTTGAAGATTTAGATTGGTGTATCTCACAAATTATGCCTGCCAATCCAGCTTATTTGATGGCATTGCCCACAAAGAACGACCCTATGTTAAGCTACCTTACAACTTCTTTCTCTGACCATATTCGCATACGTGAACAGTTTGGCTATAAAGTAAATGATGCCATGTGGGACTTTTTTAAAGAAATTGAAATAATAGATTCAAACAACAAACCTACCAAGCATTTTGGAGATCCACTTTGGGTTTTCTACAAATATTGCAAAGCTAAGGGAGACAAGCGAAGCATGTTGGATATCTACGATGAGGGAAAAACTACAATGCACAACATACGACAACGGGGTATTCCGTTAGCCGAAGGGTATGGAAAGAATATTTACGATCTTGAACCTGAACTAGAGAGAGAAGTAAGGTTACTCTATGAGGATGCCAAAATAAGTTTATGGACAGAGATAACCCCTGACTTTATGGCAACCGTACCAGAAGCAATAGCTATAACGACGAACTCAACAGATAGGAAAGATTATGTTTACCATCCAGAATCTGGCGAAATCTTAGCTGAAACCGCTATTAGACGACTTGAAAATCTTCGCATTTCGTGGGCTGAACAAATACCCGATATTCAATTCATAATATCTGATGGCCTTAACCCAAGAGCACTGATGGATGACGGTCATCTTATACCATATATCGATAGCTTAAAAACTACTTTAAAAAATAGTGGATACTCGGTGAGCTCAAAGAACATTGTAATTAAACATGGCAGAGTACGTGCAGGGTACGCTTGCGGAGAAATACTTTTTGGAAAAAGAAACACCTCGGAAAGTAAAGGTATTGTGCATATTATAGGAGAAAGACCCGGTTCTGGACACCATAATTTTTCAGCCTACCTAACTACAGCTCCAACTAGCACTTGGACGAATAGTGGCACTGTAGACCACAATATATCAAAGGTAGTTTCAGGCATATCAGACACTTCATTGACACCTAAAATTGCAGCAAAACAAACTAAGACCATTTTAGATAGAATGTTTACTGTTATATAA
- a CDS encoding mannose-1-phosphate guanylyltransferase, which yields MKNKNYYAVLMAGGVGSRFWPISTSSYPKQFHDMLGTGDTLIQKTFKRLNKFVPTENILILTNERYNDLVLEQLPLVKQDQVVLEPAMRNTAPCILYAALKIQKMNENGVMIVAPSDHWIEDEDAFARDVTTCFEKCEKEDVLCTLGIKPSFPNTGFGYIEYEKESTEGLKKVNQFREKPDYETAKEFLAQGNFLWNAGIFMWSVKTIVNAFKNYQPEQYSLFESGMSCYNTSEEKGFIKENYPKAENISIDYAILENSKSIFVLPATFDWNDLGTWGSLYDKLDKDENNNAIVNSKVITADASGNMIRSPKGKVVVVDGLNDYIIVDKEEVLLIYPKSKEQDIKKVLGEVKDAYGDEYA from the coding sequence ATGAAGAACAAAAATTATTACGCAGTTTTAATGGCCGGTGGTGTCGGTTCAAGATTTTGGCCAATTAGTACATCATCTTACCCAAAGCAGTTTCATGATATGTTGGGTACAGGAGATACCTTAATCCAGAAAACCTTTAAACGTCTTAATAAATTTGTGCCTACAGAGAACATTCTCATTTTAACCAATGAGCGTTACAATGATTTGGTTTTGGAGCAACTTCCGTTAGTAAAACAAGACCAAGTAGTTCTTGAGCCAGCTATGCGGAATACGGCACCTTGTATTTTATACGCCGCATTGAAGATTCAAAAAATGAACGAAAATGGCGTTATGATTGTTGCGCCTAGTGATCACTGGATAGAGGATGAAGATGCTTTTGCCAGAGATGTTACTACTTGTTTTGAAAAATGTGAGAAAGAGGATGTTCTTTGTACTTTAGGTATCAAACCATCTTTTCCGAATACAGGTTTTGGGTATATAGAATATGAGAAGGAAAGTACAGAAGGTTTAAAGAAAGTAAATCAATTTAGAGAAAAGCCCGATTACGAAACAGCGAAGGAATTTTTAGCGCAAGGTAATTTTTTGTGGAACGCAGGAATCTTTATGTGGAGTGTTAAAACTATCGTGAATGCCTTTAAAAACTATCAACCTGAGCAGTATTCACTTTTTGAATCAGGTATGTCTTGTTACAATACTAGCGAAGAAAAAGGGTTTATAAAAGAGAACTATCCAAAAGCAGAGAATATTTCTATTGACTATGCGATTTTGGAAAATTCTAAATCCATTTTTGTGCTTCCCGCAACTTTTGATTGGAACGATTTGGGTACGTGGGGTTCTTTGTACGATAAATTGGATAAAGACGAAAACAATAATGCAATAGTAAATAGTAAGGTCATTACAGCAGACGCTTCCGGAAATATGATTAGGTCTCCAAAAGGTAAAGTTGTTGTTGTAGATGGTCTTAATGACTATATCATCGTAGACAAAGAAGAGGTACTCTTAATATATCCAAAATCCAAAGAACAGGATATTAAGAAAGTACTGGGAGAGGTTAAAGATGCATATGGAGATGAGTACGCATAA
- a CDS encoding ABC transporter ATP-binding protein, translating into MIEVNDIHKSFDDAHILKGVTTSFQKGKTNLIIGQSGSGKTVFLKCLLGLFTPEEGTISYDGKIYNELTDEQKRDLRQEMGMVFQGSALFDSMSVEGNVKFPLEMFTKQSKSEMQDRADFVLKRVNLVDAHHKFPSEISGGMQKRVAIARAIVMNPKYLFCDEPNSGLDPKTAIVIDNLIKEITEEYNITTIINTHDMNSVMEIGEKILFLKDGLKAWEGTNKEIFKTDNETVTDFVYSSDLFKKVRQMYIEERN; encoded by the coding sequence ATGATAGAAGTAAACGACATACACAAATCTTTTGATGACGCCCATATTCTTAAAGGGGTTACAACAAGTTTTCAAAAAGGGAAGACCAATTTAATCATTGGACAAAGTGGATCCGGTAAAACCGTTTTTCTGAAGTGTCTTTTGGGTCTTTTCACCCCTGAAGAAGGTACGATTAGTTACGACGGAAAAATATACAATGAACTTACTGACGAGCAAAAAAGAGATTTACGCCAGGAGATGGGTATGGTTTTCCAAGGTAGCGCCTTGTTTGATTCTATGTCCGTAGAAGGCAATGTAAAATTCCCATTAGAGATGTTTACGAAACAGTCTAAATCCGAAATGCAGGACCGAGCGGATTTTGTTCTAAAACGGGTAAATCTTGTAGATGCACATCATAAGTTTCCTTCTGAAATTTCTGGTGGAATGCAAAAGCGTGTTGCTATTGCGCGTGCCATTGTAATGAATCCAAAATATCTTTTTTGCGATGAACCTAACTCAGGTCTTGACCCCAAAACGGCTATAGTAATAGATAACCTAATTAAAGAAATTACGGAGGAATATAATATCACCACGATAATCAACACTCATGATATGAACTCGGTGATGGAAATAGGTGAAAAAATTCTTTTCTTAAAGGATGGATTAAAAGCATGGGAAGGCACTAATAAAGAGATATTCAAAACCGATAACGAGACTGTTACCGATTTTGTGTATTCCTCTGATCTCTTTAAAAAAGTACGTCAAATGTACATTGAGGAAAGAAATTAA
- a CDS encoding SprT-like domain-containing protein yields the protein MRSVLQKYLPERAIGSCLELIQKTGVNLKVVNERVTRHGDYRRMPNGMHQITVNANLNKYRFLITLIHEIAHLVAFEKYGRSIKPHGAEWKQIFQYLMLPFIRPEIFPTQLLPLLANHFKNPKASSSTDARLSIALKHFDEQQTNRTYVFEVPLGSIFRIHNGKLYKMGNRRVKRYECVEVATGRMYLFQPNAEVELVFE from the coding sequence GTGAGAAGTGTGTTACAGAAATATCTCCCCGAAAGGGCTATAGGGTCATGTCTAGAGTTGATTCAGAAAACAGGTGTAAATCTGAAGGTGGTTAATGAAAGGGTTACACGCCATGGAGATTACCGTAGGATGCCTAACGGAATGCATCAGATAACCGTAAATGCAAATCTCAATAAATATAGGTTTCTAATAACGCTAATACATGAAATTGCTCATTTGGTGGCTTTTGAAAAGTATGGTAGAAGTATAAAACCGCATGGGGCAGAATGGAAGCAAATTTTTCAATATCTGATGTTGCCGTTCATTCGACCAGAAATATTTCCCACTCAATTGTTACCCCTTTTGGCAAATCATTTTAAGAATCCAAAAGCAAGTAGTAGTACAGATGCCAGATTGTCAATAGCCCTGAAACATTTTGATGAACAACAAACAAATAGAACTTACGTTTTTGAAGTGCCGTTAGGTAGTATTTTTCGTATACACAACGGAAAATTATATAAAATGGGAAATAGAAGGGTAAAGCGGTATGAGTGTGTAGAAGTAGCTACCGGCCGTATGTATCTTTTTCAACCTAATGCTGAGGTTGAATTAGTTTTTGAATGA
- a CDS encoding DUF389 domain-containing protein produces MSDKLNQDNITPTEEPTESQEAVKQDAKGLWESLRRFMRELLDIRENTDQEATKEAIIADIPFKGHTSWILICSIFIASIGLNANSTAVVIGAMLISPLMGPILGIGMSLAINDIDTLRRSLKNFAVMVVLSVLTAYLFFEFFPIQDESSELLARTAPDIRDVLIAFFGGLALVIARAKKGTIASVIFGVAIATALMPPLCTVGFGLAIGNPGYAIGAMYLFTINTIFIALATFLTIKLLKFPMVRYANSAKRRRIARIASIVALLVMIPAGRTFYKAFQESMFKKQANEFVNETIGRYKFTDGGRYLDNFTSIKYNKGEKPVIELVCMGNEVIPANIISTWNTMLKEDDDYKRLTNTELHVIQGSQNEQVDQLKYVNELYESQKNQLSSKAEKIAFLEAEVTRLQKNASQQKQIPFKDISAEAKANYENLASLQYDNAVITDFNKTDTLTIFEVKWKQGLASSKIESENKRVYEWLKVRLKDTTIQLRGASK; encoded by the coding sequence ATGAGCGATAAACTGAATCAAGATAATATTACGCCCACCGAGGAACCAACAGAGAGTCAAGAGGCCGTTAAGCAGGATGCTAAAGGTCTTTGGGAAAGCTTGCGAAGATTCATGCGTGAATTATTGGATATTCGTGAGAATACGGATCAAGAGGCCACCAAGGAAGCTATAATTGCGGATATACCCTTTAAAGGGCATACATCGTGGATTTTGATTTGTTCTATTTTTATCGCATCAATTGGTTTAAATGCAAATTCTACGGCAGTAGTTATTGGTGCCATGTTAATCTCGCCACTAATGGGTCCTATTTTAGGTATAGGGATGTCTTTGGCCATTAATGATATTGACACGTTAAGACGATCGCTAAAGAATTTTGCGGTTATGGTTGTGCTCAGCGTATTGACTGCATACCTGTTCTTTGAATTTTTCCCTATTCAAGATGAATCTTCAGAACTTCTTGCGCGTACTGCGCCGGATATTCGTGATGTGCTTATTGCCTTTTTTGGTGGTTTGGCACTGGTAATAGCAAGGGCAAAAAAAGGTACGATAGCGAGTGTTATTTTTGGTGTGGCTATTGCTACGGCTTTAATGCCACCCCTTTGTACCGTGGGTTTTGGTCTGGCAATAGGTAATCCGGGTTACGCTATTGGAGCTATGTATTTATTTACGATAAATACAATATTTATTGCTCTGGCAACTTTTTTGACCATCAAACTTTTGAAGTTTCCAATGGTGCGTTATGCTAATTCTGCAAAGAGAAGGCGTATTGCACGTATTGCCTCTATTGTAGCTTTATTGGTAATGATACCTGCTGGAAGGACTTTCTACAAGGCTTTTCAAGAATCTATGTTTAAAAAGCAGGCAAATGAGTTTGTAAACGAAACAATAGGTAGGTATAAATTTACGGATGGTGGAAGATATCTTGATAATTTTACCAGTATTAAGTATAATAAGGGAGAAAAGCCAGTGATTGAATTGGTTTGTATGGGTAATGAAGTTATACCAGCAAATATAATTTCAACATGGAATACGATGTTGAAAGAAGATGATGATTACAAACGTCTTACTAATACGGAACTCCACGTTATTCAAGGCTCACAGAATGAGCAAGTAGATCAATTAAAATATGTTAATGAGCTTTATGAATCCCAGAAAAACCAATTGTCCAGTAAAGCGGAGAAAATAGCTTTCTTAGAAGCTGAGGTTACTCGTTTGCAAAAGAATGCTTCTCAACAAAAGCAAATACCTTTTAAAGATATAAGCGCTGAGGCCAAGGCTAATTATGAGAATTTAGCCTCGTTGCAATATGATAATGCGGTAATTACCGATTTTAATAAGACGGATACCCTAACTATTTTTGAAGTGAAATGGAAACAAGGTTTAGCTTCCAGTAAAATTGAATCAGAAAACAAGAGGGTTTACGAATGGTTAAAAGTACGATTGAAGGATACTACCATTCAATTGCGTGGAGCTTCTAAATAG
- a CDS encoding M28 family metallopeptidase — protein MKKSFLFLAGMLVLSCGSSKIDESVTLQSEEAVKFDRSLMEVPKKADDLSGIDSAISTSQNQFCSAEKVGAIMSFLASDELRGRDTGSEGIEKAAEFIENIFSKNNLKPYFETYRDNLADYEKPAFNVVGVVEGNDPELKNEFVIIGAHYDHIGLIAEENGDKIANGANDNATGTTTVLELARYFGEAKTNKRSMMFVLFTAEEKGLLGSKHLAQKLKEENLNLYAMINYEMVGVPLVGKDYLAYLTGFEESNMADVANSYSDDTYAGFLPKAKEFNLFKRSDNYPFHEAFGVPSQTFSTFDFTNFNHYHKVGDELSEMDFGHMANLINKSIPVIEGVVNAPTKEIKYN, from the coding sequence ATGAAAAAGTCTTTTCTGTTTTTAGCCGGTATGTTGGTCCTATCATGCGGTTCTTCAAAAATTGATGAATCGGTAACCCTTCAAAGTGAAGAAGCGGTAAAATTTGATCGCAGTTTAATGGAAGTACCCAAGAAGGCAGATGATCTTAGTGGTATAGATAGTGCGATAAGTACGTCGCAAAATCAATTTTGTAGTGCAGAAAAAGTAGGTGCTATCATGAGCTTTTTAGCTTCAGATGAACTGCGAGGTAGAGATACTGGTAGTGAAGGGATAGAAAAGGCGGCGGAGTTTATAGAAAATATTTTTTCAAAGAATAATTTAAAGCCATATTTTGAAACGTATAGAGATAACCTTGCTGACTATGAAAAACCTGCATTCAATGTAGTAGGCGTGGTTGAGGGTAATGACCCTGAATTAAAAAATGAGTTTGTAATCATTGGTGCTCACTATGATCACATAGGTCTGATTGCAGAGGAGAATGGAGATAAGATAGCTAATGGCGCAAATGATAATGCCACAGGTACAACCACCGTATTAGAGCTGGCACGTTATTTTGGTGAAGCAAAAACCAACAAACGTAGTATGATGTTCGTGCTTTTTACGGCTGAAGAAAAAGGATTACTCGGTTCAAAACATTTGGCGCAAAAACTTAAAGAGGAAAATCTTAATCTCTATGCGATGATTAACTATGAAATGGTAGGTGTTCCATTGGTCGGTAAAGATTATTTGGCGTATTTGACAGGCTTTGAAGAATCGAACATGGCTGATGTAGCAAATAGCTATTCAGATGACACCTATGCAGGTTTCCTTCCAAAAGCAAAAGAGTTTAATCTTTTCAAAAGGTCTGATAATTATCCTTTTCATGAAGCTTTTGGTGTGCCGTCTCAGACTTTTAGTACGTTTGACTTCACGAACTTTAATCACTATCATAAAGTAGGTGATGAGCTTTCAGAAATGGATTTTGGACATATGGCCAATTTAATAAATAAGAGTATCCCAGTAATTGAGGGAGTTGTTAATGCACCAACCAAAGAAATTAAATATAACTAA